The Chlamydiota bacterium genome includes a region encoding these proteins:
- the kdsA gene encoding 3-deoxy-8-phosphooctulonate synthase yields the protein MTDTTFSQKVKDIKVGSIFIGSGRPLVFIAGPCAIESESHCLMMAKALDKIFRERSLSWIFKSSYDKANRTSIESFRGPGLKKGLKILERIKKEVGVPILTDVHSVEEVDCVSEIADIVQIPAFLCRQTDLIVSVAKEAKVINIKKGQFLAPWDVRNVVKKAAQAGAKNILVTERGFTFGYNNLVSDMRSLPILRSLSYPVIFDATHSAQLPGGESKRSGGERQFVLPLARAAVAAGCDGLFMEVHQNPDRAPSDGPNMVRLADLPELLDQVVDIDEVVRKWGVR from the coding sequence ATGACTGATACAACTTTTTCTCAGAAAGTAAAAGACATTAAAGTAGGCTCTATTTTCATTGGTTCTGGCCGTCCACTCGTTTTTATCGCGGGTCCTTGTGCGATTGAAAGTGAGTCGCACTGCCTGATGATGGCTAAGGCCCTTGACAAAATTTTTCGAGAGAGATCGCTTTCCTGGATTTTTAAGTCCTCTTACGACAAGGCAAATCGTACTTCCATTGAATCCTTTCGAGGACCGGGATTAAAAAAGGGATTGAAGATTTTAGAAAGAATAAAAAAAGAGGTGGGCGTTCCCATTCTCACAGATGTCCATTCTGTAGAAGAGGTTGATTGTGTGAGTGAGATCGCGGACATTGTTCAAATTCCCGCTTTTTTGTGTCGTCAAACGGATTTGATTGTGAGTGTGGCTAAAGAGGCTAAGGTTATTAATATTAAAAAAGGACAATTTCTGGCTCCCTGGGATGTAAGGAATGTGGTCAAAAAAGCTGCTCAGGCGGGGGCAAAAAACATTTTAGTAACGGAAAGAGGTTTTACCTTTGGTTATAACAATTTAGTAAGTGATATGAGGAGTTTGCCCATCCTACGTTCATTGAGTTATCCAGTTATCTTTGACGCGACGCACAGTGCTCAATTACCTGGGGGAGAGTCTAAAAGATCCGGGGGAGAGCGTCAGTTTGTTTTGCCTCTAGCCCGTGCAGCGGTTGCAGCCGGTTGTGATGGTCTTTTTATGGAAGTTCATCAAAATCCCGATCGAGCTCCTAGCGATGGACCGAATATGGTCCGTTTAGCCGATTTGCCAGAATTGCTCGATCAAGTTGTTGATATAGATGAGGTGGTGAGGAAATGGGGAGTGAGATGA